One genomic region from Accipiter gentilis chromosome Z, bAccGen1.1, whole genome shotgun sequence encodes:
- the ANKDD1B gene encoding ankyrin repeat and death domain-containing protein 1B isoform X2 produces the protein MEGLRRLLRAGEDAAPGASAASHDGLLPDEREFQYAAKMNNLETMEKLFKKNVNINAVDTLKRTAFHFAVARSHMSVVDFLLHHKARVDMADQHGLTVIHLAAWTGNLDIMRKLVKAGADQKAKNEEGMNVLHFAAQNNSVKIVDYFIQDLHLNDLNKPDGKGKKPFLLASEKGHVDMINNLISLKMFTNEKDKEGNTALHLAAKNGHSEVVEILLKQWEEINDLNQNGETPFYLSIEGGHEKCAEVLLEAGSDINVLTQNNNSALQIAVQNGHLSLVTFLIDKNIDLVPKPEQKNSPLHLAVINNHIPVVKSLLDANHDINSLNHRQETPLHLAADLGNVELVEVLLKAGCDLKTVDKEHLAHSDDGSDFGLSFKQDHSTQTKQIRSSLWNLAYNQLKPQEWKKLALFWKFTDEQIKAIEEQWTGIKSYKEHGNRMLLIWLHGVLLAHQNPVKRIYEDLVEAGFQPVAEKIRAASSTDMDSRKCAIS, from the exons ATGGAGGGGCTGCGCCGCCTGCTCCGCGCCGGGGAGGATGCGGCGCCGGGAGCCTCGGCAGCCAGCCACGACGGCC TATTGCCAGATGAGAGAGAATTTCAATATGCTGCCAAAATGAACAATTTGGAAACCAtggaaaagctgtttaaaaagaatGTTAACATAAATGCTGTAGATACT CTGAAGCGCACTGCATTCCATTTTGCTGTTGCAAGAAGTCATATGTCAGTGGTGGATTTTCTTCTCCATCACAAAGCTAGAGTTGATATGGCGGATCAG CATGGCCTGACCGTGATTCATCTTGCAGCTTGGACTGGAAATCTGGATATCATGCGAAAATTAGTTAAAGCAGGTGCTGATCAAAAGGCTAAGAATGAG GAAGGAATGAATGTACTGCACTTTGCAGCTCAGAACAACAGTGTTAAAATAGTTGATTATTTTATCCAAGATCTTCATCTGAATGACTTGAACAAGCCTGATGGG AAAGGTAAAAAGCCATTTCTTCTGGCATCTGAAAAAGGCCATGTTGACATGATAAACAATTTGATTTCTCTGAAGATGTTTACAAATGAAAAAGATAAG GAGGGAAATACAGCATTGCATCTAGCAGCCAAAAATGGTCACAGCGAAGTTGTGGAAATTCTGCTCAAACAGTGGGAGGAAATAAATGACCTCAATCAG AACGGAGAAACTCCATTTTACTTGTCTATTGAAGGAGGTCATGAAAAATGTGCTGAAGTCCTACTGGAAGCAGGGAGTGACATCAATGTTTTAACTCAA AACAATAACAGTGCTTTGCAGATTGCAGTTCAGAATGGACATCTATCTTTGGTTACTTTTCTTATTGATAAGAATATTGACCTGGTTCCTAAACCCGAG CAGAAGAATTCCCCTCTCCATTTAGCAGTCATCAACAATCATATACCAGTAGTAAAAAGCCTCTTGGATGCCAATCATGATATAAACTCCTTAAATCAC AGGCAGGAAACCCCTCTACATCTGGCAGCTGATCTTGGCAATgtggagctggtggaagtgctgcTGAAGGCAGGCTGTGATCTCAAGACCGTGGATAAG gaacatCTAGCTCATAGTGATGATGGGTCAGACTTCGGCTTATCCTTCAAACAAGATCACAGTACACAGACCAAGCAAATCCGTTCCTCCCTTTGGAATCTAGCTTACAACCAGTTAAAACCCCAGGAATGGAAAAAGCTGGCCCTGTTCTGGAAGTTCACGGATGAACAAATTAAAGCTATTGAAGAACAATGGACAG GGATAAAAAGTTATAAGGAACATGGAAACAGAATGTTGCTCATATGGTTACATGGTGTATTGCTGGCTCATCAGAATCCTGTCAAGCGTATATATGAAGACCTGGTGGAAGCAGGATTTCAACCTGTAGCTG AAAAGATCAGAGCTGCAAGTAGCACTGACATGGACTCCAGAAAATGTGCAATTTCGTGA
- the ANKDD1B gene encoding ankyrin repeat and death domain-containing protein 1B isoform X1 — translation MEGLRRLLRAGEDAAPGASAASHDGLLPDEREFQYAAKMNNLETMEKLFKKNVNINAVDTLKRTAFHFAVARSHMSVVDFLLHHKARVDMADQHGLTVIHLAAWTGNLDIMRKLVKAGADQKAKNEEGMNVLHFAAQNNSVKIVDYFIQDLHLNDLNKPDGKGKKPFLLASEKGHVDMINNLISLKMFTNEKDKEGNTALHLAAKNGHSEVVEILLKQWEEINDLNQNGETPFYLSIEGGHEKCAEVLLEAGSDINVLTQNNNSALQIAVQNGHLSLVTFLIDKNIDLVPKPEQKNSPLHLAVINNHIPVVKSLLDANHDINSLNHRQETPLHLAADLGNVELVEVLLKAGCDLKTVDKHGKTALAVASRSNHALIVDMIIKAERYYATKQEHLAHSDDGSDFGLSFKQDHSTQTKQIRSSLWNLAYNQLKPQEWKKLALFWKFTDEQIKAIEEQWTGIKSYKEHGNRMLLIWLHGVLLAHQNPVKRIYEDLVEAGFQPVAEKIRAASSTDMDSRKCAIS, via the exons ATGGAGGGGCTGCGCCGCCTGCTCCGCGCCGGGGAGGATGCGGCGCCGGGAGCCTCGGCAGCCAGCCACGACGGCC TATTGCCAGATGAGAGAGAATTTCAATATGCTGCCAAAATGAACAATTTGGAAACCAtggaaaagctgtttaaaaagaatGTTAACATAAATGCTGTAGATACT CTGAAGCGCACTGCATTCCATTTTGCTGTTGCAAGAAGTCATATGTCAGTGGTGGATTTTCTTCTCCATCACAAAGCTAGAGTTGATATGGCGGATCAG CATGGCCTGACCGTGATTCATCTTGCAGCTTGGACTGGAAATCTGGATATCATGCGAAAATTAGTTAAAGCAGGTGCTGATCAAAAGGCTAAGAATGAG GAAGGAATGAATGTACTGCACTTTGCAGCTCAGAACAACAGTGTTAAAATAGTTGATTATTTTATCCAAGATCTTCATCTGAATGACTTGAACAAGCCTGATGGG AAAGGTAAAAAGCCATTTCTTCTGGCATCTGAAAAAGGCCATGTTGACATGATAAACAATTTGATTTCTCTGAAGATGTTTACAAATGAAAAAGATAAG GAGGGAAATACAGCATTGCATCTAGCAGCCAAAAATGGTCACAGCGAAGTTGTGGAAATTCTGCTCAAACAGTGGGAGGAAATAAATGACCTCAATCAG AACGGAGAAACTCCATTTTACTTGTCTATTGAAGGAGGTCATGAAAAATGTGCTGAAGTCCTACTGGAAGCAGGGAGTGACATCAATGTTTTAACTCAA AACAATAACAGTGCTTTGCAGATTGCAGTTCAGAATGGACATCTATCTTTGGTTACTTTTCTTATTGATAAGAATATTGACCTGGTTCCTAAACCCGAG CAGAAGAATTCCCCTCTCCATTTAGCAGTCATCAACAATCATATACCAGTAGTAAAAAGCCTCTTGGATGCCAATCATGATATAAACTCCTTAAATCAC AGGCAGGAAACCCCTCTACATCTGGCAGCTGATCTTGGCAATgtggagctggtggaagtgctgcTGAAGGCAGGCTGTGATCTCAAGACCGTGGATAAG CATGGAAAAACTGCACTAGCTGTGGCATCAAGGAGCAATCACGCCCTCATTGTAGATATGATCATTAAAGCAGAAAGGTATTATGCCACAAAACAG gaacatCTAGCTCATAGTGATGATGGGTCAGACTTCGGCTTATCCTTCAAACAAGATCACAGTACACAGACCAAGCAAATCCGTTCCTCCCTTTGGAATCTAGCTTACAACCAGTTAAAACCCCAGGAATGGAAAAAGCTGGCCCTGTTCTGGAAGTTCACGGATGAACAAATTAAAGCTATTGAAGAACAATGGACAG GGATAAAAAGTTATAAGGAACATGGAAACAGAATGTTGCTCATATGGTTACATGGTGTATTGCTGGCTCATCAGAATCCTGTCAAGCGTATATATGAAGACCTGGTGGAAGCAGGATTTCAACCTGTAGCTG AAAAGATCAGAGCTGCAAGTAGCACTGACATGGACTCCAGAAAATGTGCAATTTCGTGA
- the ANKDD1B gene encoding ankyrin repeat and death domain-containing protein 1B isoform X3: MEGLRRLLRAGEDAAPGASAASHDGLLPDEREFQYAAKMNNLETMEKLFKKNVNINAVDTLKRTAFHFAVARSHMSVVDFLLHHKARVDMADQHGLTVIHLAAWTGNLDIMRKLVKAGADQKAKNEEGMNVLHFAAQNNSVKIVDYFIQDLHLNDLNKPDGEGNTALHLAAKNGHSEVVEILLKQWEEINDLNQNGETPFYLSIEGGHEKCAEVLLEAGSDINVLTQNNNSALQIAVQNGHLSLVTFLIDKNIDLVPKPEQKNSPLHLAVINNHIPVVKSLLDANHDINSLNHRQETPLHLAADLGNVELVEVLLKAGCDLKTVDKHGKTALAVASRSNHALIVDMIIKAERYYATKQEHLAHSDDGSDFGLSFKQDHSTQTKQIRSSLWNLAYNQLKPQEWKKLALFWKFTDEQIKAIEEQWTGIKSYKEHGNRMLLIWLHGVLLAHQNPVKRIYEDLVEAGFQPVAEKIRAASSTDMDSRKCAIS; the protein is encoded by the exons ATGGAGGGGCTGCGCCGCCTGCTCCGCGCCGGGGAGGATGCGGCGCCGGGAGCCTCGGCAGCCAGCCACGACGGCC TATTGCCAGATGAGAGAGAATTTCAATATGCTGCCAAAATGAACAATTTGGAAACCAtggaaaagctgtttaaaaagaatGTTAACATAAATGCTGTAGATACT CTGAAGCGCACTGCATTCCATTTTGCTGTTGCAAGAAGTCATATGTCAGTGGTGGATTTTCTTCTCCATCACAAAGCTAGAGTTGATATGGCGGATCAG CATGGCCTGACCGTGATTCATCTTGCAGCTTGGACTGGAAATCTGGATATCATGCGAAAATTAGTTAAAGCAGGTGCTGATCAAAAGGCTAAGAATGAG GAAGGAATGAATGTACTGCACTTTGCAGCTCAGAACAACAGTGTTAAAATAGTTGATTATTTTATCCAAGATCTTCATCTGAATGACTTGAACAAGCCTGATGGG GAGGGAAATACAGCATTGCATCTAGCAGCCAAAAATGGTCACAGCGAAGTTGTGGAAATTCTGCTCAAACAGTGGGAGGAAATAAATGACCTCAATCAG AACGGAGAAACTCCATTTTACTTGTCTATTGAAGGAGGTCATGAAAAATGTGCTGAAGTCCTACTGGAAGCAGGGAGTGACATCAATGTTTTAACTCAA AACAATAACAGTGCTTTGCAGATTGCAGTTCAGAATGGACATCTATCTTTGGTTACTTTTCTTATTGATAAGAATATTGACCTGGTTCCTAAACCCGAG CAGAAGAATTCCCCTCTCCATTTAGCAGTCATCAACAATCATATACCAGTAGTAAAAAGCCTCTTGGATGCCAATCATGATATAAACTCCTTAAATCAC AGGCAGGAAACCCCTCTACATCTGGCAGCTGATCTTGGCAATgtggagctggtggaagtgctgcTGAAGGCAGGCTGTGATCTCAAGACCGTGGATAAG CATGGAAAAACTGCACTAGCTGTGGCATCAAGGAGCAATCACGCCCTCATTGTAGATATGATCATTAAAGCAGAAAGGTATTATGCCACAAAACAG gaacatCTAGCTCATAGTGATGATGGGTCAGACTTCGGCTTATCCTTCAAACAAGATCACAGTACACAGACCAAGCAAATCCGTTCCTCCCTTTGGAATCTAGCTTACAACCAGTTAAAACCCCAGGAATGGAAAAAGCTGGCCCTGTTCTGGAAGTTCACGGATGAACAAATTAAAGCTATTGAAGAACAATGGACAG GGATAAAAAGTTATAAGGAACATGGAAACAGAATGTTGCTCATATGGTTACATGGTGTATTGCTGGCTCATCAGAATCCTGTCAAGCGTATATATGAAGACCTGGTGGAAGCAGGATTTCAACCTGTAGCTG AAAAGATCAGAGCTGCAAGTAGCACTGACATGGACTCCAGAAAATGTGCAATTTCGTGA
- the ANKDD1B gene encoding ankyrin repeat and death domain-containing protein 1B isoform X4 produces MEGLRRLLRAGEDAAPGASAASHDGLLPDEREFQYAAKMNNLETMEKLFKKNVNINAVDTLKRTAFHFAVARSHMSVVDFLLHHKARVDMADQHGLTVIHLAAWTGNLDIMRKLVKAGADQKAKNEEGMNVLHFAAQNNSVKIVDYFIQDLHLNDLNKPDGKGKKPFLLASEKGHVDMINNLISLKMFTNEKDKEGNTALHLAAKNGHSEVVEILLKQWEEINDLNQNGETPFYLSIEGGHEKCAEVLLEAGSDINVLTQNNNSALQIAVQNGHLSLVTFLIDKNIDLVPKPEQKNSPLHLAVINNHIPVVKSLLDANHDINSLNHRQETPLHLAADLGNVELVEVLLKAGCDLKTVDKHGKTALAVASRSNHALIVDMIIKAERYYATKQEHLAHSDDGSDFGLSFKQDHSTQTKQIRSSLWNLAYNQLKPQEWKKLALFWKFTDEQIKAIEEQWTEKIRAASSTDMDSRKCAIS; encoded by the exons ATGGAGGGGCTGCGCCGCCTGCTCCGCGCCGGGGAGGATGCGGCGCCGGGAGCCTCGGCAGCCAGCCACGACGGCC TATTGCCAGATGAGAGAGAATTTCAATATGCTGCCAAAATGAACAATTTGGAAACCAtggaaaagctgtttaaaaagaatGTTAACATAAATGCTGTAGATACT CTGAAGCGCACTGCATTCCATTTTGCTGTTGCAAGAAGTCATATGTCAGTGGTGGATTTTCTTCTCCATCACAAAGCTAGAGTTGATATGGCGGATCAG CATGGCCTGACCGTGATTCATCTTGCAGCTTGGACTGGAAATCTGGATATCATGCGAAAATTAGTTAAAGCAGGTGCTGATCAAAAGGCTAAGAATGAG GAAGGAATGAATGTACTGCACTTTGCAGCTCAGAACAACAGTGTTAAAATAGTTGATTATTTTATCCAAGATCTTCATCTGAATGACTTGAACAAGCCTGATGGG AAAGGTAAAAAGCCATTTCTTCTGGCATCTGAAAAAGGCCATGTTGACATGATAAACAATTTGATTTCTCTGAAGATGTTTACAAATGAAAAAGATAAG GAGGGAAATACAGCATTGCATCTAGCAGCCAAAAATGGTCACAGCGAAGTTGTGGAAATTCTGCTCAAACAGTGGGAGGAAATAAATGACCTCAATCAG AACGGAGAAACTCCATTTTACTTGTCTATTGAAGGAGGTCATGAAAAATGTGCTGAAGTCCTACTGGAAGCAGGGAGTGACATCAATGTTTTAACTCAA AACAATAACAGTGCTTTGCAGATTGCAGTTCAGAATGGACATCTATCTTTGGTTACTTTTCTTATTGATAAGAATATTGACCTGGTTCCTAAACCCGAG CAGAAGAATTCCCCTCTCCATTTAGCAGTCATCAACAATCATATACCAGTAGTAAAAAGCCTCTTGGATGCCAATCATGATATAAACTCCTTAAATCAC AGGCAGGAAACCCCTCTACATCTGGCAGCTGATCTTGGCAATgtggagctggtggaagtgctgcTGAAGGCAGGCTGTGATCTCAAGACCGTGGATAAG CATGGAAAAACTGCACTAGCTGTGGCATCAAGGAGCAATCACGCCCTCATTGTAGATATGATCATTAAAGCAGAAAGGTATTATGCCACAAAACAG gaacatCTAGCTCATAGTGATGATGGGTCAGACTTCGGCTTATCCTTCAAACAAGATCACAGTACACAGACCAAGCAAATCCGTTCCTCCCTTTGGAATCTAGCTTACAACCAGTTAAAACCCCAGGAATGGAAAAAGCTGGCCCTGTTCTGGAAGTTCACGGATGAACAAATTAAAGCTATTGAAGAACAATGGACAG AAAAGATCAGAGCTGCAAGTAGCACTGACATGGACTCCAGAAAATGTGCAATTTCGTGA